A portion of the Granulosicoccus antarcticus IMCC3135 genome contains these proteins:
- a CDS encoding ABC transporter permease, with the protein MAIEMVAINRWRNSELWWSFTQRPSAIFAVILLAIVVLSSVFAPWITPQNPYDLASLDLMNSELPPIWLEGGSMPYVMGTDVQGRDLYSAILYGSRTSLIIGALSVLLALSVGLTLGLIAGYYGGWVDNVLMRLGDVLLSMPFILIAILISAMAAQTLPVGVRDSLTSMILVVAIAVPSWVQYARTVRASAMVEKSKEYVQAARLIRVRPWRILLNHILPNTLTPIMVAATLNFGLAILSEATLSFLGVGMPSDQPSLGTLIRIGNQFLFSGLWWVVLFPSIQLCLIVLSVNMIGDWLRDALNPKLR; encoded by the coding sequence ATGGCCATTGAGATGGTTGCCATTAATCGCTGGCGAAACAGTGAGCTCTGGTGGAGCTTTACACAGCGTCCGTCGGCTATCTTCGCCGTTATTCTACTGGCTATCGTGGTGCTCTCCAGTGTCTTTGCTCCGTGGATAACGCCGCAGAATCCGTACGATCTTGCCTCGCTGGATCTGATGAATTCGGAACTGCCCCCTATCTGGCTGGAAGGCGGGTCAATGCCCTATGTTATGGGTACCGATGTGCAGGGACGAGATCTGTATTCGGCCATTTTGTATGGGTCACGAACCTCGTTGATTATCGGGGCTTTATCGGTGCTACTGGCATTGAGCGTGGGTCTGACACTGGGCCTCATCGCTGGTTACTACGGGGGCTGGGTTGATAATGTATTGATGCGCCTGGGTGATGTGTTGCTGTCCATGCCGTTTATTTTAATCGCCATTCTGATCAGTGCCATGGCTGCCCAGACCTTGCCGGTAGGCGTCAGAGATTCCCTGACCAGCATGATCCTGGTGGTAGCGATTGCGGTGCCTTCCTGGGTTCAGTACGCCAGAACGGTGCGTGCCTCTGCCATGGTTGAGAAAAGTAAAGAATACGTGCAGGCAGCGCGATTGATCAGGGTGCGGCCCTGGCGAATTCTGCTGAACCACATCCTGCCCAATACACTGACGCCCATCATGGTAGCGGCCACCCTCAATTTTGGTCTGGCCATTCTGTCGGAAGCCACGCTGAGTTTTCTGGGTGTAGGCATGCCCTCTGATCAGCCTTCTCTGGGTACCTTGATTCGCATTGGCAATCAGTTTCTTTTTTCAGGTCTTTGGTGGGTGGTTCTGTTTCCATCAATACAACTGTGCCTCATCGTGCTGTCGGTGAACATGATCGGCGATTGGTTGCGCGACGCCTTGAACCCCAAACTTCGATAG
- a CDS encoding amidohydrolase family protein, with amino-acid sequence MTHSVLLKNVRPMAGPATDVLIVDGKFAAAGQSPVEGIEIIDGENAILIPGLIEAHTHLDKSLLGLPWYRNEVGPLLVDKITNERESKIPLGMDPQVQSERQAIVSMAKGSTHIRSHVDVDTVHGLKGIEGVMATRDKMRGWIDIELVAFPQSGMMTRPGTVELMDEAMKLGCEVVGGLDPCAIDRDPKGHLDTLFSLAERYGKPIDIHLHERGEMGCFSMEMIIERTQALGMQNQVVVSHAFCLGQPDRKYVAQLTEQLAKSGIRIMTTGPAAVTAPAIQELRDAGVVVCSGSDGIRDTWGPFGNACMLDRAMFLAQRNNFRRDDEVEIALDVCTYGGAISMDIDNYGIAPGCDADCVLVDGESLTDMIVSSPARKRVLKAGKTIAENGECLLLAR; translated from the coding sequence ATGACACACTCTGTATTATTGAAGAACGTTAGACCCATGGCAGGCCCTGCCACCGATGTACTGATCGTCGATGGCAAATTTGCCGCGGCAGGGCAGTCGCCTGTGGAGGGTATAGAGATTATCGATGGTGAGAATGCCATTCTGATACCCGGTTTGATAGAAGCACATACGCATCTGGACAAGTCGCTCTTGGGTTTGCCCTGGTATCGCAATGAGGTGGGCCCGCTGCTGGTTGACAAGATCACCAACGAACGCGAGTCAAAAATCCCTCTGGGGATGGACCCGCAGGTGCAAAGCGAACGGCAGGCCATTGTGTCCATGGCCAAGGGCAGTACCCATATTCGTAGCCATGTGGATGTAGATACCGTACACGGCTTGAAAGGTATTGAAGGCGTGATGGCAACGCGGGACAAAATGCGTGGCTGGATCGATATCGAGCTGGTTGCCTTTCCTCAGTCAGGAATGATGACGCGCCCCGGCACGGTGGAGTTGATGGATGAGGCCATGAAGCTGGGTTGTGAAGTGGTGGGCGGCCTGGATCCGTGTGCCATTGATCGTGACCCCAAGGGGCATCTGGACACCCTGTTTTCGTTGGCCGAGCGTTATGGCAAACCGATCGACATTCATCTGCATGAACGCGGTGAAATGGGCTGCTTTTCGATGGAGATGATCATTGAGCGCACACAAGCTTTGGGCATGCAGAATCAGGTAGTGGTGAGCCACGCTTTTTGTCTGGGACAGCCTGATCGCAAGTACGTGGCGCAATTGACCGAGCAGCTGGCCAAGAGCGGTATTCGCATCATGACCACCGGCCCTGCTGCGGTGACGGCGCCGGCTATTCAAGAACTGCGTGATGCAGGTGTTGTGGTCTGCTCCGGTTCTGATGGTATTCGGGATACCTGGGGGCCCTTTGGCAATGCCTGCATGCTGGATCGAGCCATGTTCCTGGCGCAGAGAAATAACTTCAGGCGTGATGATGAAGTGGAAATTGCGCTGGATGTGTGCACCTATGGTGGTGCTATTTCCATGGATATTGATAACTACGGCATTGCACCGGGTTGCGATGCTGATTGCGTATTGGTGGATGGTGAAAGCCTGACAGACATGATCGTCAGCAGCCCGGCCCGCAAGCGTGTTTTAAAGGCGGGTAAAACGATAGCGGAGAATGGCGAATGTCTGCTTCTGGCGCGGTGA
- a CDS encoding ABC transporter permease: MLAFLLKRLLNAAFVMLAVAFLAFMIFRFFGDPVEMMVNEQATQSDRAELRERLGLNDGLMTQYARFVGNAVQGDFGISYRNQQDVMVLLADRFPATFELVIVATVLSLVIGIPFGVLTAVYQERKLADGLQLGSIIGVSLPSFVVGILLILVFSVTLGWLPAFGRGDTVDIGWWSSGFFTSSGRAALVLPSISLSLFQITLVMRLVRAEMLEVLRSDFIKFARARGLPLSVVHWRHALRNCLMPVITLTGMQIGNLIAFALVTETVFQWPGMGLLFIQAVTFVDIPVMAAYLMVVAFIFVLINTLVDITYAYVDPRLRNDASVKGGASNGH; encoded by the coding sequence ATGCTTGCATTCTTGTTAAAACGTTTGTTGAACGCGGCTTTTGTCATGTTGGCCGTCGCCTTTCTGGCCTTCATGATATTCCGCTTCTTCGGCGACCCTGTCGAGATGATGGTCAATGAGCAGGCAACCCAGTCGGACAGAGCCGAGCTGCGTGAGCGGCTCGGCTTGAACGATGGCTTGATGACTCAATATGCCCGGTTTGTAGGTAATGCGGTACAGGGGGATTTTGGTATCTCCTACCGCAACCAACAGGATGTGATGGTGTTGTTGGCAGACCGGTTTCCAGCCACCTTCGAGCTGGTCATTGTGGCCACGGTTTTGTCGCTGGTTATCGGCATTCCTTTTGGGGTGCTGACTGCGGTGTATCAGGAGCGCAAACTGGCTGATGGATTGCAGCTAGGTTCGATTATCGGTGTCTCCTTGCCCAGCTTTGTTGTGGGTATCTTGTTGATACTGGTGTTCTCGGTGACCCTGGGCTGGCTACCGGCGTTCGGGCGGGGAGATACCGTTGATATTGGTTGGTGGAGCAGCGGCTTTTTTACCTCCAGCGGGCGTGCGGCATTAGTGCTGCCCTCCATCTCCTTGTCACTGTTTCAGATCACACTGGTAATGCGCCTGGTCAGGGCAGAAATGCTGGAAGTGCTCCGCTCGGACTTCATCAAGTTTGCCCGGGCGCGCGGCTTGCCATTGAGTGTGGTGCATTGGCGACACGCGCTACGCAACTGTCTGATGCCGGTTATTACACTCACCGGTATGCAGATCGGTAATTTGATTGCCTTTGCACTGGTGACCGAAACCGTCTTCCAGTGGCCGGGTATGGGCTTACTGTTTATTCAAGCGGTGACTTTTGTAGATATTCCCGTGATGGCAGCCTATCTGATGGTGGTCGCATTCATTTTTGTTCTTATCAATACGCTGGTGGATATTACCTATGCGTACGTTGATCCGCGTCTGCGTAATGACGCCTCAGTCAAAGGAGGAGCGTCCAATGGCCATTGA